Sequence from the Cucumis sativus cultivar 9930 chromosome 1, Cucumber_9930_V3, whole genome shotgun sequence genome:
ttcctttttttttctccacgCACACCGAACAAAAACCCGAGAGCGtacttaatatatttatttctgtttttttagaaaataaaatctcttTTCCATAATCTAAGGAACCAGCCTTATTAAGATTCCAGCTgttaaaaagattttatttatttgaaaagatgGTAATCTATTTGTCAAAATATCTTAACAAAATATGTCTAGGAATTGAATGTTTGTAAGCTTATTTGATGGGGTTATGACGTGTAGTAATTACAGGTGTCTATGTTTGGGATATAGGATTTGGAAATCTAAATTTTCGAGGCATGTGTATGGCGTGCTAGTTTTGAATTTCTAAGCTTTCctaatttgtttagttttttttaatgaattgtACATCCTAAATTTATCatgtatcaaatttttaattgatttttttttttcatattttgtacAAGTAATTCAACTTCTTGactttattgatttttgtgACAATAATGTAAATGGTTGCATTAgcatgagtttttttttttcaatttcttgacaataattttaaaattcaataacaataattttgattatgattGCATTAACATAAATGATCTAATTAGGAATATTACAAACTAttcacaaattataataagtcATGTAATCAAACGAGGTTTATGAAAGTTTTGGTTAAGCAAAGCAAcataaaaaatagtcaaataggtttcaaaataattagcATAACCAAAAGGGTAATGCAAAAGCCAAAGTCCAATAGAGTTACATTTAACTATAGTTATGGTTGTCTTCCTATGATACACatacaatgtattttaaaccacttttatcaaaagagtttaaattaaaataatttttaaaaaaatatttctcttaaATCAATCCAAATAAGTCCTTAGTGTTATAGGTAAATTGACCAACGAAAAAGAtgaataatgttattaaattaaaaataaaccatGATACATGTgatgtatatttataatttctattatattatcaatatattaatatttaatttatacttGAGATCATAATAGATAGGTCATCAATTTTCACCTAGGAAAAATATAACACGATAAAAAAAATCGCCTAAAATGAAGgaaagattaattttaaacaaaaaagataaaagagatggttaaaaaatataatctaataattattattattaaaaaaaacttcaaaagagaaaaaaatagaagaatgaaaaaaatgtatatttttaaaaatattattgtgatAAAATCAAAGGTTGTAATTGGAATGACTATgaacaaaaaagtttttaaaaaattcatttttattaatttttcaaggtTTGCAGCCGTTGTCACAGTTGGTGTGGTCGAAAGTTCACTAACGACCGGAGTTGtaaaaaatgacaacaaaTGGGCAACTGACAATGGTCAGCGGGGTGGTGTCTGGAGTTGGccaataaattttatagattgaattaaaaaaaaaaaaggtatttcATTGGCTTCAATAATGTTTACTATTCAAATTAATGGGAAAGAGTTGTGAAGACGGTTCCATGGATGGTGTAGGAAGCCTTAGTGAAGACGATCATTGATCAATGATGAAGATCGTCAACAGTCGCCAATGTTTAAGACGATTGGTTGTTCGCCGACTATCATGACAATCGGTGGCCTAGAGTCATGGCTATTGGTCATTAAACATCACTACGattgtttattaataaacacAACATCGATAATTAACTATAACATTTGGTTGTCTTCGATCAAGATGTTCACCTAACAACAGTAGCGTCCAAAGTTGTAGGTCACCAGAGTCAAGATAATTGGTCATCGACGATCGATAATTGTCTATTAAGACGATTCAAAGGCGACGATTAAGATGATCTTGAGCTAACGATTGAGATGATAGGTCGTCATGACCATTTGATCGATCGTGATCAACCATCATGGTTGATCATGAAGTTGGCTAAAGTTTGTTGCCAACTgtcatcaattataattgataagaggttgaaatgaaaagtttCTAAAACATATGACAttcaatcaaaagaaaaacatattccAAATACATGAGTTTAGTTTCTTAATCTCAAGAATTTTATTCCATGTGTCCAAACATGGGTTCTCCCAATTTAATACCTATGGGGTCAATTATCCCTTTAATCCCTTCGTCCGAATCCTTCGACACCTAACAGCGTCCGCCTAAAAATCAACAAGTCCAATTAGAAAATGTGCAAACTTTTCTTATTGAactagttttttcttcttattattagaCTTTTTGTATGTTGTTTTAgacttttatttgaaatattcatatttcagtttttaattcaattattttattttcatatattttataaattttcatatatggttactcaatttattatatttcaaatattagtacatttctaaaaaatttgaaaattttgaatcgttcttgtaatattatatatcattttaggTCACTGTAGTTAAAACccttaaaaaggaaaagattttctcagaatattttcaaacatttataGAAGTCTATCTATTGAGTGTGTATCATTGATATACTCTAAAATTTCGTCACATTTATAGATatcttttttccaatttttctattttaaatttattttttcctttcataattattaattaatagttaaaattttaactttaccATCTTtctaatttacaaataattttgctatttttagaaatgtaacatttaaaatttgccATTCCATGGTAAGGTTATGGGTTTCAAAACTCAAGGTTATAGGCAAAATCActcatctctctctatctctcatCTTTATGCTTCTGTGGTATTGCTGTTACCCTCTTTTCAAAACATCAACATTaagaatttgaatgaaaatttctaattaattacttaagaAAAGATTGATGGGTCAATCATGTTAAGAGAATTTTGAGTACAAAAGAAAGGGGAAGTGAAAAGAATAGATTGCCCTTGTATCCAACACAAACCAACCATTACATATACTCATCTCAAGtttccaaattaaatacacaaatatttCACAAACTCCATGCCATTCCCCTCCATATCCTCCAAAACTCAATTCCACTTCCACTTTCCCTATCTCTGTCAATACCACaacaaaacaatatgaaaCAAATGAGAAGATTGGCCGTTGGTAAAACATACATAAAGAGAgaattcataaaaaagaaaaaaaaaagacaaccaataataaataaagaccATCTTTTTGTTCTTCGTGTTAAATCACCATTAAAGCTAAAAACATAATCACATCCATTACATTATAAGAAGTTGAAGTACATCGATTACATTGTAAGACCTTCACTGCACTTCTAACTAGAAAATCACCGATACcaacaaacaaatatcaatatcagTATCAATTAAGAAGTAAGTGATGTTATGATGAATAAGACATAGAATTATGTGCTCTAACACTTTATGAACCACACTTGGAATACCCAATAATCAAAGGAGCAGATTGGCCATGGAAACACCACTCCTAAAGAAACATAGCTAAATCCATTTTTATGGTATATTCACTTATGAGCTTGAAAATTAGCATAAAGCAATTCAGAGACATAACAACCAATTCAAATACTCCATTGAATCACTCAACTTAACTGCAACAAAAAGAAGAGCAGTACCTGAAGTAGAAGAATTAGACATCTTTGGCAATGAGTTCACCATTGACAAGCTCTCTGTAAGCAGCAACAGGCCAGCTGAAGCCTCTAAACACCAAACTAGTGGCCAAAGGAACATCAATGATAATCTCCTTTTGGGTAGGTTTCTTTTCATCTCTAATGGCGATTAAGTAGCTCCTTCCAACCCATCCAATCCACCCAGCAATGTAAAGGAACAAGAATCCAGGAGTAATGAACTCACCCCAATGCCTCTGGTCACCACTCACAATCAAATGAGGCAAGCCATCAGCACCACAAAGAAGCCCTTGTTTCCCATAGAAGGCAAATCGCCTCTTTGTCTTTTCGATCGTGGCTTTGATGGCAAGCGCCGGGGCGCTATCCGGGGCGTAGTTCTTCAAAGAAGACTCAAGTTTCTTGATCTGCTGCTTCTCCCTCTTGGCGAATTGCTTGGATTCCTTGCAGGGGGTGAGACCGGAGATGTCGGCGACGGCGGGGAGAGGAGCGGAGAGGAGGATGGAGGAGAGAGCCAAGGCAGCGGAGAAGGCttgaagagaggaagaggtgttttggttttgattttgggAGGCGGAGCAGAGAATAGATGAGGAGGGTTTTGGCTTCAAGGCGAGTGGGGAGCTAAATTTGGGCTTCAAGAGGGGTTTTGAGAGGTTAGTGGGGATTGTGAGAGACATTGTTGAAATGGGTTCGAAGGAATTGGGAATTgcaggaagaagaagatggagatttgGAGAAAGAGTGTGGAGGGAACGGTTTTAGATTCAGAGAGGATCATGAGATTAGTGGTGGAGAAGGTGGTTTTGGATAAGATGAAGAGAGTAAGGGAAAAGCTGAGTTGGATAGTTGTAATTGGCACAACTTTGTATTATGATTCTCTCCTTCTATCTTGGATAAGAGACCAACCCCACTTCATttgtccttttctttctttttttttcttctcttctctctttgaaaaattatgatggACTAAGCCAATTggatgctttttttttttttcttttattcctaGTTGTCCATCTTAGTTAACTCAATTCATTcaactatatttatattttactcaacaactttctattttttttagaagagaaaattgtttgagaccaaaagaaattttagtGTAATGCTCCAAGTTTATAACGGAGGACGTGGATGAATTGAGAATACATTCGAATAGACATGAAAATACTACCAAAAGAAATGGTAGTTTTCTCTTATAAAGGAAATCACTCTCCATCAGTCACTTGAAATAACCTCTCGAATGGTTAATCGAGAATCACCTTAAGTGATTTTATGTTTCCGGCCGTTCATTGTGATTTTAATTCCAAActgattttaataatttcaatgtGACTCTTAGATATGCTTTTAAACTTGTAATGTTTCTGTAAAATATGCCTTAAGACTTGTATTCTTCCTCCAATATTGTAATCTAACTTCTTAACATGAGTctgttctttttattttttccacaCGGATTTTTAGTTTACTGAGAGACTTAGGCATGTGGCATTTCAGTTGATGGACTGCTTAgagttaaaaattaaaacgtaattttaaatttttctctattctaattataaacaagataaaaaacaatattttagtcCCTATAATTTATACCTTCTAATTCACCCCACAACTATAGTAGCTTCAATTTGGGATAAATAAAGACAATGTCATCAAAAGGTTTTATATAATTGAGAATTATGATACGAGTATTAAATTGGAACACAGAAATATGCAACAAATccaataatttgaaatgagaaAGATTACTATGAAGTATTAAAATCGTCTTTGAAACAAGTCTTAAAAACTGCAGGAGAAAAGATTGAATCGAAAACGGTGAGGCAAAAATGTAAGATAGGATCACAAAAATAGTCTCAATCCAAAGGTGGGGTTTGATTTACAACGCATTACAAAACCATCACAATTTTGgaattgtttcaaatttagtaaatgacGAGGATTGATTAGCTGGTATGAATCTACATAAGCATAGAACATGGTAAATTTTGCTGTTATATGGACAACCATTCTAAATACATTTTAGAACACAAAACTTGCCTGTTGAGTTCACACGTATCACCACAACTCAAAAAAAGGGCAATGCCCACCCtgcattatattttttttttctttttgttctttttttttttttttttccctcgcCTTCAGGCA
This genomic interval carries:
- the LOC101215480 gene encoding photosystem I reaction center subunit III, chloroplastic, producing the protein MSLTIPTNLSKPLLKPKFSSPLALKPKPSSSILCSASQNQNQNTSSSLQAFSAALALSSILLSAPLPAVADISGLTPCKESKQFAKREKQQIKKLESSLKNYAPDSAPALAIKATIEKTKRRFAFYGKQGLLCGADGLPHLIVSGDQRHWGEFITPGFLFLYIAGWIGWVGRSYLIAIRDEKKPTQKEIIIDVPLATSLVFRGFSWPVAAYRELVNGELIAKDV